The following coding sequences are from one Rhodopirellula islandica window:
- a CDS encoding TolC family protein has product MNHPTTHASRNHSSKRASIAALICGSLLAFPGCGIPGLRGSKPGPSMPQHYNWNNGMDSTSNPTVANDSGVPSEITPLVETASFVETAEPDESQEARKLSPTNTQLVSAKTDEEPKTFASYIQSTNFAPEPSSLVQEAVDAAERQSNQPAKIELANAPTQTVSSSVIDESGDHLIYDEADLNFGISTLQNSAQLPQSVFYTDPYLLDLITQAMVGNQELRILSEEIQIACNETYARSGEYRPFVTAGVGAGVEKSGRHTRDGAVEEQLEVAPGRGFPDPLPDFLVAANVSWEVDIWKRLRNAQNAAAMRYLATQEGRNYIITRLVAEVADNYYELLALDNRMLTLEKTIEIQQRSLDISNAMKEAGRGNQLAVQRFQAEVHKNESERAVIAQEIVEAENRINFLVGRYPQHVDRTEVNFIDLNMQTLSSGVPSELLQNRADIREAERQVVAAGLDIKVARARFYPSLTLTGGLGWNAFATGYLFRTPESLIYSVAGDIVGPLINKRAIQADYRTANAVQLQSIYNYQQTVLEAHVEVVNLVSKVDNYRSSIEIKKQQLQSLEESVDSAGKLFQNARVEYVEVLLAQRELMEAKMLLIDTKQEELSAIINAYQALGGGGF; this is encoded by the coding sequence ATGAACCATCCAACGACGCACGCTTCACGCAACCACTCTTCCAAACGTGCCTCCATCGCTGCCTTGATCTGCGGCTCATTGCTGGCGTTTCCCGGATGCGGCATCCCTGGCCTACGAGGTTCCAAACCAGGACCTTCCATGCCCCAGCATTACAACTGGAACAACGGCATGGACTCCACCAGCAATCCAACCGTGGCGAACGATTCTGGTGTCCCCAGCGAAATCACACCGCTGGTTGAGACGGCCTCCTTCGTGGAGACGGCTGAGCCTGACGAATCCCAAGAGGCTCGCAAGCTTTCGCCTACCAACACCCAATTGGTGTCCGCGAAAACCGACGAAGAGCCGAAAACGTTCGCGAGCTACATCCAATCCACGAATTTCGCCCCCGAACCGTCTTCGCTTGTCCAGGAAGCGGTCGACGCTGCAGAACGGCAATCGAATCAGCCAGCCAAGATCGAACTGGCAAATGCTCCCACGCAAACCGTTTCTTCCTCGGTGATCGACGAGTCTGGCGACCACTTGATTTACGATGAAGCGGACTTGAACTTCGGCATTTCAACGCTCCAGAACTCAGCTCAATTGCCGCAAAGCGTGTTCTACACTGACCCGTATTTGCTGGACCTGATCACTCAGGCAATGGTTGGAAACCAAGAACTGAGAATCCTGTCAGAGGAAATTCAAATTGCCTGCAATGAAACCTATGCCCGCAGCGGCGAGTATCGACCTTTCGTGACCGCGGGGGTCGGTGCTGGGGTCGAAAAGTCGGGCCGGCACACGCGAGACGGCGCTGTAGAAGAACAACTCGAGGTCGCCCCCGGACGAGGCTTTCCTGATCCGCTCCCGGACTTCTTGGTCGCCGCCAATGTGTCGTGGGAAGTGGACATCTGGAAACGATTGCGGAATGCCCAAAACGCGGCTGCCATGCGGTACTTGGCGACCCAAGAGGGACGAAACTACATCATCACCCGCTTGGTCGCCGAAGTCGCCGACAACTACTACGAGCTGCTGGCACTCGACAACCGGATGTTGACACTCGAAAAGACGATCGAGATTCAACAACGGAGCCTGGATATTTCCAATGCGATGAAGGAAGCCGGTCGCGGCAATCAACTGGCCGTTCAACGTTTCCAAGCCGAGGTGCATAAGAACGAGAGCGAACGAGCCGTCATCGCTCAAGAGATCGTTGAAGCTGAGAACCGAATCAACTTCTTGGTCGGTCGCTATCCACAACACGTGGACCGAACCGAAGTGAACTTCATTGATCTGAACATGCAAACGCTGAGTTCAGGCGTCCCATCGGAACTGTTGCAAAACCGAGCCGACATTCGCGAGGCAGAACGCCAGGTCGTCGCCGCAGGTTTGGACATCAAAGTTGCTCGCGCTCGCTTCTATCCCTCACTCACGCTGACCGGTGGCCTTGGCTGGAACGCGTTCGCGACAGGGTATTTGTTCCGAACACCGGAATCGCTCATCTACAGCGTCGCGGGAGACATTGTGGGCCCACTGATCAACAAACGCGCGATCCAGGCTGACTACCGGACGGCAAACGCGGTTCAGTTGCAGAGCATCTACAACTACCAACAAACGGTGCTGGAAGCGCACGTGGAAGTGGTCAACCTGGTCTCCAAAGTCGACAACTATCGCAGCAGCATCGAGATCAAGAAGCAACAACTTCAGTCGTTGGAAGAATCCGTCGACAGTGCCGGCAAACTGTTCCAAAATGCTCGCGTGGAGTACGTCGAAGTGCTGCTTGCCCAGCGAGAGTTGATGGAAGCCAAGATGTTGCTGATCGATACCAAGCAAGAAGAACTCAGTGCGATCATCAACGCCTACCAAGCACTCGGTGGTGGCGGTTTCTGA
- a CDS encoding efflux RND transporter permease subunit has product MFEKFLHRPALAIVISLLILFMGGLAINVLPISQFPSVAPPSVRVSVSYPGASAKILIDSTMVILEQAINGVPNMRYMLSDATSAGEGTIQVIFEPGTDPDVAVMNVNNRVQMVKNNLPPIVEREGIIVMQNMSSMLMYVNVFSTDESVDQNYLYNYSTVNILNEIKRIPGVGFASILGNRSYAMRVELDLDRMRAYHVDAEDVMEALADQSMIGTPGRLGQATGTTSQTLEYVLTWVGRYTTPEEYEQIILRASPEGEILRLTDVATISLGSSFYDLYSDIDGLPAAAIVLKQTPGSNAADVIEQVKAKVEDIKAKQFPPGMDYAVTYDVSNFLDASIEKVLHTLFEAFILVSLVVYLFLGDFRSTLIPTLAVPVSLIGTFFFMLMFGMSINLITLFALVLAIGVVVDDAIVVVEAVHEKMHAKHLGPYQATQEVVQEISGAIIAITLVMTAVFIPVTFMTGPVGVFYRQFALTMAMAIVISGVVALSLTPVLCAMILKPLDDNVQRGILGLLNRGIQKVAGRYAFVLRALVSLLLGIAVGTGVHFLLHIELVHEVLSEQMELTDTRIDIIAGVVALLAVFSFRAAFSGFDGGAKKRSPIGLFLHGFDRGVESVTGGYARVLRHIISRRVVTIAVIAVFGYGILVVNQVLPTGFIPLEDQGMIYGIVQTPPGSTLEYTNSKCHELQSICKQMDEVTSVSSIAGYEVLTEGRGSNAGTCIINLKPWADRELTSREIIEELEERGTDIANVKLEFFEPPAVPGFGAAGGFSVNLLDKTNSGDYAALGQVTDEFMAALSKRPELKGLFTFFAANYPQYEVIIDNDVAMQKGVSIKDAMANLSIVIGSTWEQGFVRFGQFYKVYVQAQPKFRRYPEDLDNMFVKNEDGEMVPYSAFMRIEKKQGLNEISRYNLYPTAPIQGAPASGYSSGEAIAAIKQVAEETLPNGFDIDWQGLSYDEAKSGNTAVYIFLIVVIFVYMVLVGQYESFLIPLAVLTSLPVGIFGSFAFLQSMGLANDVYCQIGLVMLVGLLGKNAILIIEFAVQRRQEGLSIMEAGIEGGKLRFRPILMTSFAFIAGLIPLVRATGPGAIGNRTIGTTAVGGMLLGTLVGVLVIPGLYYLFAKMADGRTLIRDEHDQPLSEIFEREH; this is encoded by the coding sequence ATGTTTGAAAAATTTCTTCACCGGCCCGCCCTCGCCATCGTCATCTCGCTGCTGATCCTGTTCATGGGTGGACTGGCGATCAACGTCCTGCCGATTTCGCAGTTCCCCTCCGTCGCGCCGCCGAGCGTCCGGGTCTCGGTGTCGTACCCCGGTGCGAGTGCCAAGATCCTGATCGACTCGACGATGGTGATTTTGGAACAAGCCATCAACGGCGTTCCCAACATGCGGTACATGCTCAGCGACGCGACCAGTGCGGGGGAGGGCACAATTCAGGTGATCTTCGAACCCGGCACCGATCCCGACGTCGCCGTGATGAACGTGAACAATCGCGTTCAGATGGTCAAGAACAACCTGCCACCTATCGTGGAACGCGAAGGCATCATCGTGATGCAAAACATGAGCAGCATGCTGATGTACGTGAACGTGTTCAGCACCGACGAAAGCGTGGATCAGAACTACCTCTACAACTACTCCACCGTCAACATCCTGAACGAAATCAAACGCATTCCTGGGGTGGGTTTCGCATCCATTCTGGGGAACCGTTCGTATGCAATGCGTGTCGAACTGGATCTCGACCGCATGCGTGCTTACCACGTTGATGCCGAAGACGTGATGGAGGCTTTGGCCGATCAAAGCATGATCGGCACGCCTGGACGACTTGGCCAAGCAACCGGCACGACATCCCAAACGCTGGAATACGTGCTGACTTGGGTCGGCCGCTACACGACACCCGAGGAATACGAGCAGATCATCCTCCGAGCCAGTCCCGAGGGCGAAATCCTGCGTTTAACAGACGTTGCCACGATCTCACTCGGCTCCTCGTTTTATGACTTGTACTCCGACATTGATGGACTGCCCGCCGCGGCCATCGTGTTGAAACAAACACCGGGATCCAACGCAGCGGACGTGATCGAACAGGTCAAGGCGAAGGTCGAAGACATCAAAGCAAAACAATTTCCCCCTGGGATGGACTACGCCGTCACCTACGATGTCTCGAACTTCCTGGACGCCTCGATCGAAAAGGTGCTGCACACGCTTTTCGAGGCGTTCATTCTGGTGTCGTTGGTCGTGTATCTGTTCCTCGGTGACTTCCGCAGCACGTTGATCCCCACACTGGCGGTTCCCGTGTCCTTGATTGGCACGTTCTTCTTCATGCTGATGTTTGGCATGTCGATCAACCTGATCACGCTGTTTGCACTCGTGCTCGCCATTGGGGTCGTGGTGGATGACGCCATCGTCGTGGTCGAAGCGGTCCACGAAAAGATGCACGCAAAGCACCTTGGTCCCTATCAAGCGACCCAAGAGGTGGTCCAGGAAATCAGCGGGGCAATCATCGCGATCACCTTGGTCATGACCGCTGTCTTCATTCCCGTCACGTTCATGACTGGTCCGGTCGGCGTGTTCTATCGTCAGTTCGCATTGACGATGGCGATGGCAATCGTGATCTCGGGGGTCGTCGCATTGTCGTTGACGCCGGTGTTGTGTGCGATGATTTTGAAACCGCTGGATGACAACGTCCAACGCGGCATCCTCGGTCTCTTGAATCGCGGGATTCAAAAAGTCGCCGGTCGATACGCGTTTGTTCTGCGGGCGTTGGTCAGCCTCTTGCTGGGCATCGCCGTCGGAACGGGAGTCCACTTCCTATTGCACATTGAATTGGTTCACGAAGTCCTCTCAGAACAGATGGAGTTGACGGACACGCGGATCGACATCATCGCGGGCGTCGTTGCTTTGCTAGCTGTGTTTTCGTTCCGTGCCGCATTCTCGGGTTTCGATGGGGGTGCGAAGAAGCGCAGCCCGATCGGTCTGTTTCTGCATGGTTTTGATCGTGGCGTCGAATCCGTCACGGGTGGCTACGCTCGTGTGCTCCGTCACATCATCAGTCGCCGAGTGGTGACGATCGCGGTGATCGCGGTATTCGGATATGGCATTTTGGTCGTCAACCAAGTCTTGCCAACGGGGTTCATTCCGCTGGAAGACCAAGGAATGATCTACGGCATTGTGCAAACACCACCTGGTTCGACACTTGAATACACCAACTCAAAGTGCCATGAACTGCAATCGATTTGCAAACAAATGGATGAAGTCACCTCGGTTTCCTCGATCGCCGGTTACGAGGTCCTGACCGAGGGCCGCGGTTCGAACGCTGGTACCTGCATCATCAACCTGAAACCGTGGGCGGACCGGGAACTGACATCGCGAGAGATCATTGAAGAATTAGAGGAACGCGGGACGGACATTGCCAACGTCAAACTCGAATTTTTCGAACCGCCTGCCGTTCCTGGTTTTGGTGCCGCCGGTGGGTTCTCGGTCAACTTGCTCGATAAAACCAACAGCGGCGACTACGCCGCGTTGGGCCAAGTCACCGACGAGTTCATGGCAGCCCTGAGCAAGCGGCCTGAGCTCAAAGGATTGTTCACGTTCTTCGCCGCCAACTACCCGCAATATGAAGTCATCATCGACAACGATGTCGCGATGCAGAAGGGCGTGTCCATCAAAGACGCGATGGCCAATCTGTCCATTGTGATCGGCAGCACCTGGGAACAAGGCTTCGTGCGTTTCGGGCAGTTCTACAAGGTCTACGTCCAAGCCCAACCCAAATTCCGTCGCTACCCGGAAGACCTCGACAACATGTTCGTGAAAAACGAGGATGGCGAGATGGTGCCTTACTCCGCGTTCATGCGAATTGAGAAGAAGCAGGGCCTGAACGAAATCAGCCGCTACAACCTCTACCCAACCGCTCCCATCCAAGGCGCACCAGCATCCGGATACAGCAGTGGCGAAGCGATCGCGGCGATCAAACAAGTCGCCGAAGAAACCCTCCCCAACGGGTTCGACATTGACTGGCAAGGCTTGTCATACGACGAAGCCAAATCGGGCAACACAGCGGTCTACATTTTCCTGATTGTGGTGATCTTCGTGTACATGGTGTTGGTGGGCCAATACGAAAGCTTCCTCATTCCGTTGGCCGTGTTGACGTCACTGCCCGTGGGCATTTTCGGTTCATTTGCCTTCCTTCAATCCATGGGACTGGCCAACGACGTGTACTGTCAAATCGGATTGGTGATGTTGGTCGGTCTGCTCGGAAAGAACGCCATCCTGATCATTGAATTCGCGGTCCAGCGACGGCAGGAAGGCTTGAGCATCATGGAAGCGGGCATCGAAGGCGGCAAACTGCGCTTTCGCCCCATTCTGATGACTTCGTTCGCCTTCATCGCAGGTCTGATCCCACTGGTGCGAGCCACCGGGCCTGGAGCCATCGGAAACCGCACGATCGGAACGACGGCAGTCGGTGGCATGTTGCTGGGCACGCTGGTTGGCGTCTTGGTGATCCCAGGACTCTACTACCTCTTCGCAAAAATGGCCGACGGTCGAACTCTGATTCGCGACGAACACGACCAACCTCTCAGCGAAATCTTCGAACGGGAACACTGA
- a CDS encoding efflux RND transporter periplasmic adaptor subunit, with protein MHTKLFHLLLFASFSCFLAGCGEWAQTSSVPLANVVTAPSSDEGHAHAEHSDGHHEEQPHASGEHHAQHKIVVTSPVARDVTLTRQYVCQIHSRRHIEVCALEGGYLKDIHVNEGQAVTKGQSLFHILPTIYEAKLDADRAEAQLAQVEFDNTQKLVQQNIVSTQELKLAEAKLAKAVANVKLAQAEVNFANIKAPFDGIVDRLHEQEGSLVEEGAMLTTMSDNSLMWVYFNVPESRYLEYQEAMNAGQNPDALNVQLRLANHKLFDQPGRIGAIEADFDNETGNIAFRADFPNPTGLLRHGQTGTVLINQIAKNAVVIPQRATFEILAKKYAFVLDADNVVHQREIVIQNEKDDIFLIAEGLQPDEKIVLEGILQVRDGETVEYEFQDPDTVLDNLKYHAE; from the coding sequence ATGCACACCAAATTGTTCCACTTGCTCCTCTTCGCCTCCTTCTCATGCTTCCTGGCGGGTTGCGGAGAATGGGCCCAAACGTCTTCCGTCCCACTCGCCAATGTGGTGACGGCCCCGTCCTCCGATGAGGGCCATGCCCACGCAGAACATTCCGATGGACACCATGAGGAGCAGCCTCACGCATCCGGCGAGCATCACGCTCAACACAAAATTGTCGTGACCAGCCCCGTGGCCCGCGATGTCACGCTGACTCGGCAATACGTTTGCCAGATTCATTCGCGTCGACACATCGAAGTGTGTGCCCTGGAAGGTGGCTATCTGAAGGACATCCACGTCAACGAAGGCCAAGCGGTGACCAAGGGGCAGTCACTCTTCCATATCCTGCCCACGATCTACGAAGCCAAACTGGACGCTGACAGGGCCGAAGCACAGCTTGCTCAAGTCGAGTTCGACAACACTCAAAAGTTGGTCCAACAAAACATCGTCTCCACCCAAGAACTCAAGTTGGCAGAAGCCAAACTGGCGAAAGCCGTCGCGAATGTCAAACTGGCTCAGGCAGAGGTGAACTTTGCCAACATCAAAGCCCCATTCGATGGCATCGTCGATCGACTGCACGAACAAGAAGGCAGTTTGGTCGAGGAAGGTGCGATGCTGACCACGATGTCCGACAACAGCCTGATGTGGGTCTATTTCAATGTTCCTGAATCTCGCTACTTGGAATATCAAGAGGCGATGAACGCCGGCCAAAATCCAGACGCATTGAACGTGCAACTCCGATTGGCCAATCACAAACTCTTCGACCAGCCCGGCAGGATTGGAGCGATCGAAGCGGACTTTGACAACGAAACAGGCAACATCGCATTTCGTGCCGATTTCCCCAATCCAACTGGACTGCTTCGCCACGGTCAAACCGGCACGGTGCTGATCAATCAGATTGCGAAGAACGCCGTCGTGATTCCTCAACGAGCGACGTTTGAAATTCTGGCCAAGAAGTACGCCTTCGTGCTCGACGCGGACAACGTTGTGCATCAACGCGAAATCGTGATTCAAAACGAAAAGGATGACATCTTCTTGATCGCCGAAGGATTGCAACCCGACGAAAAGATCGTGCTCGAAGGCATCTTGCAAGTTCGCGATGGCGAAACGGTGGAATACGAATTCCAAGATCCAGACACCGTGCTCGACAACCTCAAGTATCACGCCGAATAG
- a CDS encoding cytidylate kinase-like family protein translates to MSVRVPAIERRADERVLKWIHAEHNQDEASQADTSKRLGPFITISREAGAGGSELAGLVAEKLHWDLLDNEIVDFMEQHYGTPRCLIQRVDEKHENWLSEILTSRIGGLGFSESTYTHRVSKLVLLAASHGNVVIVGRGAKYLLPPEQGLSVRVVAPLNSRIQRVMSQHDLSEKEARHWVANKDRQRQNYIRGHFHQDESDPHLYDLVLNVGIVSLEEAAEIVVDSARRLIEKFAKQGGC, encoded by the coding sequence ATGAGTGTCCGAGTCCCAGCCATTGAACGCCGTGCCGACGAAAGAGTTTTGAAGTGGATCCATGCGGAACACAACCAAGACGAAGCGTCCCAAGCAGACACCAGCAAACGGTTAGGCCCCTTCATCACGATTTCGCGAGAAGCCGGTGCAGGCGGCAGCGAACTGGCTGGCTTGGTCGCTGAGAAATTGCACTGGGACCTGCTGGACAACGAGATTGTCGACTTCATGGAACAACACTACGGGACTCCGCGGTGCTTGATTCAACGCGTCGATGAGAAGCACGAAAACTGGCTCAGCGAAATCTTGACCTCTCGCATTGGTGGGTTGGGATTTTCAGAGTCCACCTACACGCACCGCGTTTCCAAACTGGTTTTGCTGGCGGCATCCCACGGGAACGTCGTCATTGTTGGTCGAGGCGCGAAGTACCTCCTCCCGCCCGAACAAGGGTTGTCCGTCCGCGTCGTCGCCCCGCTAAATTCCCGGATTCAACGGGTGATGTCGCAACACGATCTTTCCGAGAAAGAAGCACGCCACTGGGTCGCGAACAAAGACCGGCAAAGGCAGAACTACATTCGCGGACATTTCCATCAAGACGAATCGGACCCGCATCTTTACGATTTGGTTTTGAATGTCGGAATCGTTTCCCTGGAAGAAGCAGCTGAGATCGTCGTCGATTCCGCTCGCCGCTTGATAGAAAAGTTCGCCAAGCAGGGTGGTTGCTGA
- a CDS encoding sigma-54-dependent transcriptional regulator produces the protein MENELHLLIVDDEPNIRSGLARGLEKICDHIETAASVNEALDKFVAGSFQLVIADVKMPGDRDGLDLLRWIKHRDPSVMSIIITANGTVETAVDAMKWGAFDFITKPVDLNLIRQQVTKAAEHHRLQHENHQLKEKLAEAGELSGIVGNCDEFQNLLKQVRQVASTDATVLIQGESGTGKELIARAIHDLSARSKDPFVAVNLGALPESLLESEMFGHEKGAFTGASRQKPGCFEQAGNGTLFLDEITEIPAKSQVDLLRVLETGQFARVGGEQMLQSNARIISATNRDAMTLVQDGSFRDDLFYRLNIVPIEVPPLRSRREDIPLLVEHFLTRFCTRHRRSMKSLTPEAMEALMASDWPGNVRQLRNHIERIVVTVGGETIGRNDLPEEHQRQSVSPCNAIRTLNEITEMAERTGIESALTAKDFHRERTAKALGISVRTLHYKMNRYGLH, from the coding sequence ATGGAAAACGAACTTCATCTTTTGATCGTCGACGACGAGCCGAACATCCGCTCTGGCTTGGCTCGTGGGCTTGAAAAGATCTGCGATCACATCGAAACGGCCGCTTCCGTCAACGAAGCTTTGGATAAGTTTGTCGCGGGAAGTTTTCAATTGGTCATCGCCGATGTGAAAATGCCAGGCGATCGTGATGGACTCGACCTTCTCCGATGGATCAAGCATCGCGATCCGAGCGTCATGTCCATCATCATCACTGCCAATGGAACAGTGGAAACGGCAGTCGATGCAATGAAATGGGGAGCGTTTGATTTCATCACCAAACCGGTGGATCTCAACCTTATCCGCCAGCAGGTTACGAAAGCAGCGGAACACCACCGGCTGCAACACGAAAATCACCAGTTGAAGGAGAAGTTAGCCGAAGCCGGTGAGTTGTCAGGCATCGTTGGCAATTGCGACGAGTTCCAGAATCTACTCAAACAAGTGCGGCAGGTGGCGTCAACGGATGCGACCGTTCTGATTCAAGGTGAAAGCGGGACGGGCAAGGAATTGATCGCTCGGGCGATCCATGATCTGAGTGCGCGCTCGAAAGACCCCTTTGTTGCGGTCAACTTGGGGGCTCTTCCCGAAAGTCTGTTGGAAAGTGAAATGTTCGGGCACGAGAAGGGCGCGTTCACGGGAGCGTCCCGACAGAAGCCCGGCTGCTTTGAACAAGCCGGCAATGGGACGTTGTTTCTAGACGAGATCACAGAAATCCCTGCCAAGAGCCAAGTGGACCTGCTGCGGGTGTTGGAAACGGGACAATTCGCTCGCGTCGGCGGCGAGCAGATGCTGCAATCGAACGCGAGAATTATTTCCGCAACCAATCGCGATGCGATGACGTTGGTCCAAGACGGATCGTTTCGCGATGATCTGTTCTACCGATTGAACATCGTTCCCATCGAGGTGCCGCCGCTAAGGAGCCGTCGCGAAGACATTCCGTTGTTGGTCGAACACTTCCTAACTCGGTTTTGCACTCGGCATCGACGTTCGATGAAGTCACTGACGCCTGAGGCGATGGAAGCGTTGATGGCTTCGGATTGGCCGGGCAACGTTCGCCAACTCCGCAACCATATCGAGCGAATCGTGGTCACGGTGGGGGGCGAAACCATCGGACGAAACGATCTCCCTGAAGAGCATCAACGTCAGAGTGTTTCGCCGTGCAACGCGATTCGCACGTTGAACGAGATCACTGAAATGGCGGAACGAACCGGGATCGAGTCCGCTCTAACAGCGAAAGATTTTCACCGCGAGCGAACCGCGAAAGCGCTGGGGATCAGTGTGCGAACGTTGCACTACAAAATGAACCGCTACGGGCTTCACTGA
- a CDS encoding SHOCT domain-containing protein, with protein MGQQIAQTLSNRHGFSVDAVSHMLTAVYNGNGSMAQFSHPEFGGSGQWMAGGMMMIGDMFNQNLKYRVSALCEDCARSIAENQTGTSSGVFQSQSQSGGSNYQDQQAGGGSASNSLFAPDPRRNWWPQELGSPSASGSQNQMRYAYFADAHRLAVATGDDVWLYDTLQHNIGGFSQQQSGDGSITFTSQFGVVPLSSLPIVSRNGIVEAPQAPPSPAPAPPAANVQPEPTPAPNEASANPNGTSASSSPDSGNVFDTLDRLGGLLDKGYITQEEFNRKKSDLLDRI; from the coding sequence ATGGGCCAGCAAATCGCCCAAACACTTTCCAATCGCCACGGATTCTCCGTGGATGCCGTCAGCCACATGTTGACCGCTGTTTACAACGGCAACGGAAGCATGGCCCAGTTCTCCCATCCCGAGTTTGGCGGATCGGGCCAATGGATGGCGGGGGGAATGATGATGATTGGTGACATGTTCAATCAGAATCTGAAGTACCGCGTTTCGGCCCTCTGTGAAGATTGCGCTCGTTCGATCGCCGAGAATCAAACTGGAACGAGCAGTGGCGTGTTCCAATCGCAAAGCCAAAGCGGTGGCTCGAACTACCAAGATCAGCAGGCCGGTGGAGGGTCGGCTTCGAACAGCCTCTTCGCACCGGACCCACGACGCAATTGGTGGCCCCAAGAGTTGGGATCGCCTTCCGCCAGCGGATCACAGAACCAAATGCGATACGCGTACTTTGCCGATGCTCATCGATTGGCCGTGGCAACGGGCGACGACGTGTGGCTGTACGACACGCTGCAACACAACATCGGTGGCTTCAGCCAACAACAATCGGGCGACGGGTCGATCACCTTCACGAGCCAATTTGGAGTCGTTCCGCTTTCGTCGCTTCCGATTGTCAGTCGAAACGGAATCGTTGAAGCGCCGCAAGCTCCCCCAAGCCCAGCGCCGGCCCCACCCGCTGCCAATGTCCAGCCCGAGCCGACCCCTGCACCAAACGAAGCGTCGGCCAATCCAAATGGCACCTCCGCATCCTCGTCCCCGGATTCTGGCAACGTGTTCGACACACTCGATCGCTTGGGCGGATTGCTCGACAAAGGCTACATCACCCAAGAAGAATTCAATCGCAAGAAGTCCGACTTGCTCGACCGGATTTAA